CAGGGCGACGATGAAGATCATGAGCTTGTTGATCACGGGGTGGAGGGCCGTCGATAGGCTCTTCAGGATCGGCAGGGGCGCCTCCACCTTCCACTTCTCCATGAAGGCGGGCGAGAGCTCCAGCCAGAGCACGACGACATAGGCCATCACGCAGAGGGCCACCTCGAGTAGCGCCGAGTTGAGGTTCCACTGCCAGAAGCGCATGGGGATCCGGTAGATCCACCAGTAGCGGCCCACGTCCACCACGATGGCGAAGCCGGCCATGGAGTAGCCCAGCGCGCTCGTGAGGATGGCGGGGCGAACCAGGGGATGGTAGACCCCCTTGTTGAGGATGTAGACGAGGATCGCCACGGCGTACCCGCCGCACCCGAGCGCGGTTCCCGTGACCACGTCAAAGGCGATCCAGATGCCCCAGGCATAGCCGTCGTTGAGGGCCGTCGTGGCGCCCAGGCCGGCCAGGAAGCGCCAGGCCAGGAGGAGGACCCCCACGCCGAAAACGGCGAGGAGCCACTTGAAGGGTCGGGTGAGAATGGGGCCGCCGACGGGCGTCGCTTCGAGATGGGCGCTCATGGCTTGGCCTCCTCCGCGGACTGGCCCTTCCGGTTCCGCCAGATCACGGCGCCGAGGATCACGTACAGCACGGCGGGCGTGATGAACCCCTGGTAGACGCCGTGCTGGATCTTCTGGGCCGTCTCGGGGACCGGCTTCTCGCCGAGGTTCGGGAAGCCGAGGGCTTCGAAGGGCACGCCGGCCTTGGACAGGTAGAGGACCTGGGTTCCGCCGCCGTCGCGTTCGCCGAAGATCTTCGGCTCGTAGCGGTCCGGGGCGTCGGCCAGGCGTTTCTTCGCGTCCGCGAGCAGGTCCGCGTACTTTCCGAAGACCACCGCCTGCCGCGGGCAGACCTCGCAGCACGCGGGGTTGAAGGCTTTGTCCTTCCGGTCCTTGCACAGCTCGCACTTGACGATCCTGGGAACGGCCTTTTCCCACTCGAACTTCGGGATCTCGTAGGGGCAGGCGATCTGGCAGTAGCGGCACCCGATGCAGCGGTCCCCGTCCCAGGTCACCACGCCGTGGTCCCGCTTCTGCAGCGCGCCGATCATGCACGCCCCCACGCATCCGGGATCGATGCAGTGCATGCACTGGCGCTTCACATAGGAGATCGTGTCTCCTTCCTTGTAGAGTTTGATGATGTTCTTCGTCTTCCCGTTCAGGTCCGTGGGGTAGTCGTAGAGGCGCTGCGGATCCCAATCCGTGGGCATGTTGTTGGCGTCCTTGCACGCCACCACGCAGGCCTTGCAGCCGATGCAGCGCGTGGCGTCGTACAGCATGCCCAAGGCGTCGGGAGGCGCCACCCGCGTTTCGCGGGCTTCCAGAGAGACGGCGCTTCCCGCGGCCGCGGCCGCGCCCACCCCGGCCATGGCCTTGAGGGCGGTGCGTCGGTCCACGGTCATCTCACTTCTCCTTCTCGGGTTCGGCGGCCACCTTCTTGGCGGCCATGAGGCCCGCGCCGATGAGCGCGCCTCCCACGAGACCCGCAACACCCGTGGCCACCGCGCCGACCTTGCCCTGCTTGCCGTGAATCTCGGGGTAGACGTCGGGCGGAGTGGGCCGGGAGATCTCCACCGTCGAGTGGATCGGCATTTTCCAGAGGACCGATTGCTCCGTGCACCCCACGCAGGGGTGGCCGATGCCGATGGGCCACGCCTCCACCTCGCCGAAGTGCTGGAGGGAGCAGTTGGCGTGCGTCGCGGGCCCCTTGCACCCCATCTTGTAGAGGCAGTACCCGAGCCGATGGGCCTCGTCTCCGAACTGCTGCACGAAGCGTCCGGCGTCGAAGTGGGGCCGCCTCGGGCAGTCCTCGTGGATGACCCGCCCGTAGGCGAACTTGGGCCGCCCCAGTTCGTCCAGAGCCGGGAGCGTGCCGAAGGTCGCGTACTGAAGGGCCACGCCGAGGAAGTTGTAGGGGTTCGCGGGGCATCCGGGAATCGTGACCACGGTCTTGCCCTTGAGGACCTCGGGGGCGCCCGTGGCCCCCGTCGGATTCGGATCCGCCGAGGCGACCCCGCCCCAGGAGGCGCAGGCGCCGATGGCGATGAGGGCGCCCGCCTTGGAGGCCACGTCGTTCACGATGTCCAGGGCCGTGCGCCCGCCGATTTTGCAGTAGATGCCGTTCTCCTTCACCGGAATGGAGCCTTCGATGACGCAGATGTATTTGCCCGCGTTCTGCTCCATGGCGGCGTGAAGCGCCTCCTCCGCCTGGTACCCCGCCGCGGCGAGGAGCGTCTCGCAGTAGTCCAGGGAGACCAGGTCAAGGATGAGCTCCGCGACCTTGGGGTGGCTGGTCCTCAAAAGGGATTCCGTACACCCCGTGCACTCCTGGAAATGCAGCCAGATGACGGATGGCTTGAGTCCCTTGGCGGCGTTCTCCGCCCAGACCTTGGCGGTCCACGCCGGCAGACCCACCGACGCGGCCGCGAGGGTGCAGGTCTTGAGGAAGTCCCTGCGCTGGACGCCTCCGCCGTCTTCGCCGCCCTCACGCGGCCGGACACGATCGTACGGTATGCCCCTTGGCTTTCCCATGGCCACCTCCTTGTTTACGCGACCCCCCAAACAGCGAAAATCTACGATGAAAGATAGGGTGGATGGGAATAAATGTCAACCTTGAGAATCGCCCACATTTTCATATAAATACGCCACTTCGCGAGGGGCCGTTCCAGGGGGATTCCGCCCGGATTAAACGTACCGTGTTGATACATTCATGAACGCTCATTCTCATTCGGAAATCAAACACACAACAAAACCATACACAAACACCCCTTTGCGCGAGCAATTACTTACTGATTGAGGGCGCCTCGGTCGGAAGACTCGGAGGGCGATCGGGCCCCGAAACCGCCGGAAGCCCCCATCCCTCCCCTACCCGAGGAGGGCCTTCCTTTCGGCCTCCAGGTAGGCGGCCAACCCGGAGAGGGATTCGGGGGCCCGGGAGGAGCACGCGAAGACCTTCAGGTCACCCTTGAGGAGGCGCGCCTCCCGCTTGGGCCGCTCCACGTCGAAATCCACATGGGGGAGAAGGTCGGTCTTGGTGATGCAAAAAAACTGGGCGTGGCGGAACGCCACCGGGTACTTGGCCACCTTGTCGTCCCCCTCGGTCACGGAAAGGAGGACGCCGTTGAGGTGGCACCCCAGGTCGTAGAGCCCCGGGCAGACCAGGTTCCCCACGTTTTCCACCACCAGGAGGTCCAGATCCTCCAGGGGAAGAGCGTGGAGGGCCCCGTGGACCATGGCCGCGTCGAGGTGGCAGGTGGATCCCGTGGTCACCTGGCGGACGGGGAGCCCGAGGGCCCGCACGCGGGCCGCGTCGCGGTCGGTGGCGAGGTCGCCTTCGATGACGCCGATGCGCCAGCGGCCGGCCGTGAGCCGGGCCAGGGCTTCGATCAGGCTCGTCTTGCCGGATCCCGGGCCGGACATGAGGTTGACCGCGAGGACCCGGTGTTCCAGGAGGTGCTCCCGGTTTTCAAGGGCCTGCCTCTCGTTGGCCTCGAGCAGGCTCCGATAGAGGCGCGCCTCCTCCCGGTGCGGATGGTCGTGGCCGTGACCCTCGTGGGCGTGTTTGGCTTCCTCGGGCAGACCGCAGCCGCAGGTCTCGCACATCGCATCCTCCCCCGCGGCTCAGGCCGAGCCGCCCACTTCAAGGTCCAGCCCCCTCAGGAGGATGTCGCCCCCCGAAAGGACCTCCATCCCCGGCCGCCCGCAGGCTGGACAGGCCAGGGCGTAGCCTTCGAACACGCTCTCCCGCCCGCATTCTCCGCACCGGGCCCGCACG
The sequence above is a segment of the Acidobacteriota bacterium genome. Coding sequences within it:
- the hybA gene encoding hydrogenase 2 operon protein HybA, with the translated sequence MTVDRRTALKAMAGVGAAAAAGSAVSLEARETRVAPPDALGMLYDATRCIGCKACVVACKDANNMPTDWDPQRLYDYPTDLNGKTKNIIKLYKEGDTISYVKRQCMHCIDPGCVGACMIGALQKRDHGVVTWDGDRCIGCRYCQIACPYEIPKFEWEKAVPRIVKCELCKDRKDKAFNPACCEVCPRQAVVFGKYADLLADAKKRLADAPDRYEPKIFGERDGGGTQVLYLSKAGVPFEALGFPNLGEKPVPETAQKIQHGVYQGFITPAVLYVILGAVIWRNRKGQSAEEAKP
- the nrfD gene encoding NrfD/PsrC family molybdoenzyme membrane anchor subunit, encoding MSAHLEATPVGGPILTRPFKWLLAVFGVGVLLLAWRFLAGLGATTALNDGYAWGIWIAFDVVTGTALGCGGYAVAILVYILNKGVYHPLVRPAILTSALGYSMAGFAIVVDVGRYWWIYRIPMRFWQWNLNSALLEVALCVMAYVVVLWLELSPAFMEKWKVEAPLPILKSLSTALHPVINKLMIFIVALGLLLPTMHQSSLGTVMLLAGHKLHALWNTPFIPLLFLISVIAMGYAVVVLEGSLASHFFKRERETEMLGRLSGVMVVVLSLYLVLRFADLIWRGALGAAFTSGWMSVFFWIETALSVAPLVMLASKAGRLDPVVQFRAALFMLLGGTLYRFNSYLIGFDPGEGISYFPSVPEMFITFGIVALEIMLY
- a CDS encoding hydrogenase small subunit translates to MGKPRGIPYDRVRPREGGEDGGGVQRRDFLKTCTLAAASVGLPAWTAKVWAENAAKGLKPSVIWLHFQECTGCTESLLRTSHPKVAELILDLVSLDYCETLLAAAGYQAEEALHAAMEQNAGKYICVIEGSIPVKENGIYCKIGGRTALDIVNDVASKAGALIAIGACASWGGVASADPNPTGATGAPEVLKGKTVVTIPGCPANPYNFLGVALQYATFGTLPALDELGRPKFAYGRVIHEDCPRRPHFDAGRFVQQFGDEAHRLGYCLYKMGCKGPATHANCSLQHFGEVEAWPIGIGHPCVGCTEQSVLWKMPIHSTVEISRPTPPDVYPEIHGKQGKVGAVATGVAGLVGGALIGAGLMAAKKVAAEPEKEK
- the hypB gene encoding hydrogenase nickel incorporation protein HypB, with amino-acid sequence MCETCGCGLPEEAKHAHEGHGHDHPHREEARLYRSLLEANERQALENREHLLEHRVLAVNLMSGPGSGKTSLIEALARLTAGRWRIGVIEGDLATDRDAARVRALGLPVRQVTTGSTCHLDAAMVHGALHALPLEDLDLLVVENVGNLVCPGLYDLGCHLNGVLLSVTEGDDKVAKYPVAFRHAQFFCITKTDLLPHVDFDVERPKREARLLKGDLKVFACSSRAPESLSGLAAYLEAERKALLG